A region of Oryzias latipes chromosome 18, ASM223467v1 DNA encodes the following proteins:
- the LOC111949251 gene encoding myelin-oligodendrocyte glycoprotein-like isoform X1, with translation MFPLLLPRRQWRVFHGEGVPVGGRAAQERGIQDRNGEPIIAAPGDDVILPCRLDSQEDLQDQTVEWIKLDMKHFVYLYWSRTIITEHMNESLIPRVSLNQDGLKRGDVTLKIRNVSLQDEGKYSCFIPGKNFRETVQLVVEPNGVRAPTMETSQVDIISTPDPGGDRIWISRSRPALWILLGLFTSVILSAVCVCVCQRKQPEGQKLMETFNRP, from the exons ATGTTCCCGCTTCTTCTACCGCGACGACAGTGGCGTGTTTTCCACGGTGAGGGGGTCCCAGTCGGTGGGAGAGCGGCGCAGGAACGAGGAATTCAAGACAGAAACG gTGAACCAATCATTGCTGCTCCTGGTGATGATGTCATCCTGCCGTGCCGCCTGGACTCTCAGGAGGATCTGCAGGATCAGACTGTGGAGTGGATCAAACTGGACATGAAGCATTTTGTGTATCTGTACTGGAGCAGGACGATCATAACTGAACACATGAACGAGTCGTTGATCCCGAGAGTGTCTCTGAACCAAGACGGACTAAAACGAGGAGACGTGACGTTAAAGATCAGGAACGTGTCGCTCCAGGATGAGGGGAAGTACAGCTGCTTCATTCCTGGGAAGAACTTCAGGGAGACGGTTCAGCTGGTTGTTG AGCCAAACGGAGTCAGAGCTCCAACCATGGAAACATCCCAGGTTGACATCATCTCCACTCCAGATCCAGGAGGAGACCGGATCTGGATCAGTCGCTCCAGACCGGCTCTCTGGATCCTTCTTGGACTTTTTACCTCAGTGATCCtctctgctgtttgtgtttgtgtctgtcagAGGAAACAACCAGAA GGTCAGAAACTTATGGAAACCTTTAACAGACCCTGA
- the LOC111949251 gene encoding myelin-oligodendrocyte glycoprotein-like isoform X2 — translation MSAAEFSSVSASSVWISTCLWFWFCSHVEGEPIIAAPGDDVILPCRLDSQEDLQDQTVEWIKLDMKHFVYLYWSRTIITEHMNESLIPRVSLNQDGLKRGDVTLKIRNVSLQDEGKYSCFIPGKNFRETVQLVVEPNGVRAPTMETSQVDIISTPDPGGDRIWISRSRPALWILLGLFTSVILSAVCVCVCQRKQPEGQKLMETFNRP, via the exons ATGTCTGCAGCAGAGTTCTCGtctgtttctgcttcttctgtGTGGATTTCTACatgtctgtggttctggttctgttcacatgTTGAAG gTGAACCAATCATTGCTGCTCCTGGTGATGATGTCATCCTGCCGTGCCGCCTGGACTCTCAGGAGGATCTGCAGGATCAGACTGTGGAGTGGATCAAACTGGACATGAAGCATTTTGTGTATCTGTACTGGAGCAGGACGATCATAACTGAACACATGAACGAGTCGTTGATCCCGAGAGTGTCTCTGAACCAAGACGGACTAAAACGAGGAGACGTGACGTTAAAGATCAGGAACGTGTCGCTCCAGGATGAGGGGAAGTACAGCTGCTTCATTCCTGGGAAGAACTTCAGGGAGACGGTTCAGCTGGTTGTTG AGCCAAACGGAGTCAGAGCTCCAACCATGGAAACATCCCAGGTTGACATCATCTCCACTCCAGATCCAGGAGGAGACCGGATCTGGATCAGTCGCTCCAGACCGGCTCTCTGGATCCTTCTTGGACTTTTTACCTCAGTGATCCtctctgctgtttgtgtttgtgtctgtcagAGGAAACAACCAGAA GGTCAGAAACTTATGGAAACCTTTAACAGACCCTGA